DNA from Daucus carota subsp. sativus chromosome 1, DH1 v3.0, whole genome shotgun sequence:
TTGTGAAAACTGGCCGAACCTGGATTTTTATCTTATTTATCTGCGTTAAAGAAGTTTACCAAGAATTCTAGTACCTGAGCAGGTTTTGATTAAATTCTATTTAGCCACTGCAGATGTGAAATTTTGAGCCATCATCATACAGTTTAGAACACTATGAATCGAATCCCTGTATACACTCTCAGGTCTCCTACCACATTACAGGTCCAGTTTAGTTGTGcccttatatattatataactattTGTTCTTCATCCCTTGGCTTTAATATATTCAGTAAATTCTTCCCTGTTCTTGTTTGGTTTTTACTGCTCGTCAGAACatttttcaaataaacaaaCTGATACACTCTATCCCTCATAAAATTGTGATCATTCCTTGAATGTCAAGTATAAGCAGATAGTCTATAATTACCAAAAACAAACAATTGAGTGCCAGTTTGCAAGCAGGAAAACCGACATCATCATTTCTTAAGGCGACAAGTGGATATGGCCATAATAAGATCGATAGCCTTTCCAACAAGACCAAATTCTTCAGTCATGTCAAGTTCTAATATCTGCATTTCGTTAGGGAGATCCCAATCAGACAATGCATCAGTTGTTACCCAACTGATGCATTGTCTGATTATGGAACTGGTGTTTATGACTCTACCGATCTTGGTAAATccaaattttctaattttaaaatgtttcagctacaaaatcttaaaaaaagtaaaattagtTATATGATAAATTAGTTTTATGATATCGATGTTTGTATATGATTATTCCATTGATGGTCGATTATAAAACACACCATATGTTTATTAGTTTCTTCTCATGATATTATCTACATGTAATACCTGGATAATTCTCATTAAACTATaataagttaattaattttcttCTTAATCTCTCCTTATTTTTCCCTGTGTAGTGTGGATTATGTTTCGTCTTGTTTTTTACTCTCCTAAGAAACATAATGCATGTTTAGTGGTTCTTTGATTTAAAACCTTAGAGTTTTCTTTTGAATTGATTGCTTTATTAGTTTATCAACGAACTGCTGTCATATGTTGTTCAGAATGTTGCTATCGGCTAATCATCAGTTATCATTAGGTAGGAGATATTCTTTTTTGACAACACGCAGTTGTTTTTCAGAGGAGCACACATAGTTTCAAGTTTTGGTTTGAAAACTACTGCAAGTTGCCCAATTTTTTGGAAAGATTTCTCTGTGATGGATCAGTAGCTGTTGTTGAAGAATTAATAGTTTGTTTGAACTTCACAAAGTGGACAACTTTACATAtcacttttttcttttatttgtctCACTGATTTAGTTTTGGTTTTAAATGTCAGTACTGAGAAAGTGTTTTCTGATAAAAAAAACACTTGAGATTTTTCTATGCACCATGGTGGAAGATGGGTGGTTCAATAGATGTTGTTTGTAATTACCATTATCTGAGTCCGGGATCAATTAAAACAGTTTTCAAGCATGAAACAGTAACGATCAATGAATTTATTAACATCGTTACATACTCAGTAAAAGACTAGTGAATTCACAAGTATATTTACTGGAAAATGCAGACATCATCATTTTTGAAGGCGACAAGTAGGAATGGCGATAAGATGTGTAGCCCTTCCAACAAGTATCCCAAATTCCTCAGTCATGTCAAGTTCTGACAGCTGCATTCCATTAGGGAGATCCCAGTTAAAACAATGCAATAGTTGAGCCACCACTAGGCGAACGATAGTGAGACCTAATTGCATCCCAGGACACCCTCTTCTCCCGGATCCAAAGGGAATAAGTTCAAAATCCCTTCCCCGAAGATCAATATTGCTGCCACCAAATCTTTCTGGGAGGAACTTCTCTGCATCAGTCCATACCTTAGGGTCTCGGCCTATTGCCCATACATTAATGATTACTCTTGAATTTTTGGGTATGAGAAATCCGTCAACCGTGCAATCTTCAAGAGAATGATGAGGGAGTAACAGTGGTGCCACTGGGTGCAGCCTCATGGCTTCTTTTATAACCATGTTTAAGTATTCCAAACTCTCCAAATCCGATTCTTCCACCATCTTGTCCATTCCAACCACTTGTTCCAACTCTTTTTGGACTTTCTTCATTGCTCTCGGATGTCTTATAAGCTCAGATAGAGTCCACTCAATAGTTGTTGAAGCAGTGTCAGCTGAAGCAGCAAACATGTCctgaataaaacaaaattattggctATAAAAACACACTGCTTTTGAGCTATTATTGTATGTTCTAATTTTATAAGTTCTAATATTCCCACTAAAATCCGGAAATCTACCTTTTCCTTGCATAAGTAGCAGCTAGAAGTTGTAAATAAACCTAAATCAGTAGATAATCTAGTAATCTACATTACATTTCTGGCAAATAACTTAATCTGTACTGTAATTGAATGTTTAAAATGGAGAATCTTAAAAATTGCATGATGCAATTAAATTCATCTACTAAGACCTTAAAGTTTTAGAAGGGTAGTTACCATTAAAATAGCTTTGACGTGGCAGCGATCAAACTCAAATTCTGAGTATCCAGATTTCATGATCCCCAACATGGTATGTACAAAGTCCTTGGCTTGACCATGCTCTTTGGGTTGCTCATGCTCGTCAAGAATCTTTTCTAAAAATTGATCCCATATGTTGGCTATAGCCTTCATTTTCCTTGTCAATCCCTGAAGATCAAGTCCACCAATATAAGGAAAATAATCACCAAGATTAAACGTCACTGCCAACTTCGTCCCCTCCTGAATCACGCCCTTAAAGCCTCTTTCACCAAACTCCTTGTCCTCAAACTTCTTTCCAAACACCATCTGGGAACTAAAATCTGAGGTCATGGATGTTATTCTGGTACTAATATCAACTGCAACATGTTCCTGAGCTGCATGCTCAAGAACATTTACTAATTCGCCAAGCACCTTTTTTCTCATGGCTTGAAAAGAATTGATTTTCACGTTACTGAGCAATTCCAAGGTGCACAATTTGCGCATGTTACGCCAATAAGGACCATATGTTGAGAATGACAAATTTCTTTGCTCATAACCAATGTGCTTAGCAACTTCAAGAGATGGCCTGCCAGCAAAATTAAGGTCATGGGTCTTGAGAAACTTTTCAGCTGCATCTGGCGACGAGACAATGATCTTGTGAACAAACCCGACGTGCATGGACATAATAGGGCCGTGCTTCTCAGCTAGCTTCTGCAAATCTTGATGAGGGTTTTTACCTAACAAATGAAGGTGTCCAATAATAGGTAGGCCTTTAGGCCCTGGCGGCAATTTTCTTTGTGCCTTTTTCTTCAGCCACGGCCACAGAATGCAAGTGAGTACTATTACAAGTATAATCCAAGTCCAAGCCATGAGGAGTATGCTATAGACTTATCAATGCCGCCTTATCAGGAGTGTTTAGTGTGTTTGTTACTTTACAGCTAACACATTAGAAACACCAGAAAAACTTGGTTTAAATAGATGCTTGGAAATAATTGTTCtattaataaatgattataattatGGCAGGTTTAATTTTTTACAGGCCTGACATAGAAAGCACACAAATTGCCATCAGCTTAcatataacataataatatacCAGCTCAAAATACTGATAATTCACAGACGACTAATTGATCCCGCAAGTCCATTAATTAActaaatcatcaagtaatgaGTACTATGTATGCCGTACTGGATCTTAGAACTCAGCCGTATCCTAGGTATCTTTGTGTAGGAGAATGGAGATACCCAGTTTTGGCTGCATCTGGTTGGTTTTGTGTGTTTCATTGCGCATGCTGCAGATTTGGTTCAATTATTTTGCTTATATTGGTGCTTATTAATTAACACCAATCATCTACAAGTAGTTCCTGAGCTGGTttgataaaaagtatttttagcCAGTTCAGACTCTGTGATCAGTTACAGATATTGTTGCAACAATGAGATTTGTTACCTGATATTTACTTTTCAAGACtccaactaaatttaaaaaCCCGAATTTGAGCCTTGTTAATTATGATGGTCAGAGGATGAATAGAATAAAAAGTTCAAGTCTACTTGAATTAAATACTAGTTTTCTTTCTGTGACCAACATGGATGCTGTGTGTGATATGTTTAGTTCGTTTTACCAAGACAAAACATTGATTTAGTGTCTGTAGCACGGGTGTTAGCCTGCTAGCAGGACCGGAAGTTCAATTCAAATTCTCTTTTAGATGAATAACTATCCCTTTTAAACTTTCTGTTGAATTAGCCTGATGAGTGAGTAGTCAGATTTGTAGAGCGAATCCaatataaatttgaagttaATCTGATCCGAATGCAACCACTACAATATAAATTTCatcatacatatttttaaagGAGTGGAAAGAAGGCATATGAGGCCTCAAGACACAAGGTATCGTCTCAGCTCAATGTGAGTCGAAGTGAAAACAAACAGCAGCTATGATTaatgaatttcaaaaatagaaAGGTCTAAGCACCTGCTAGGTACAGCGCCTCAAAGCACGGCTCTGAACCCCCTCCAATTCATAACCAAAACGTTAACACTTCTTTCTGGAAAACCCTACATGTCTTATCTCAAACCTGCTAGGTTTCTACAGTTTGCAGCCTCAAGGGAGTACAGATGGGCAAAAGTAAGGTCATAGCTCTAATGAAACTGCACGTCTGCTTGTGGTGATGTGACTATTAGCATATTGTGGCGCCTAGTTTCTTTGAATCTTGAAGAAAGTCTTTAATTACTTGGCAGATGATAGAGGTGTCCCTAAATAGACTCTCTTCCTTTTCTGTTTAAAGGAAGCGGAAATATCATTGGAAACATGTGAACAGGACTTACCTTTACGTTTTGGCTGCTTCAACTGTTTGTAGGAGTTCTTAGGCGCAAAAGATGCAGTCTTAATTTATTTGCATTCATCAACAACTTGTGTTCAGCCTTGAATCTATCATGCATGAAAAATCATTTCAAGAATTCTAATCTGGATCAACCAGTCTAACAGATAGAGCATTATTTAAGAGATAACAACTACACACTAAAACAATTAGCAAGCGTTATCTAACAAATAACAACTACACACTAAACATCGCGTCAAACACGCCAACAACACGAGTACATCCATCAAGGATTTGGACATGTTAGTGTTTTGTCTGGCTGAGGCCTAGTTAACTTTATGAACCTCCCCCCTCTTTTGGTGGTAAGGCTATGAACTTCACTAATactgattttaaaatttaaaattaagaagCGCAAAACAACAAATTTGTGCATCAAATCTCActgtacaaaaaaaattaaaagaagaaGTATTCAGAAAAGTATATGAAATGGACAATAATTACCTAGATCTAAAGCAGTTTCTCAGTGCAGGACCTCTTTTAAAGCTTAGTTTTGAATCATCTTCCATTCATTTCCTCCTTATCCATAAAAagtgtaatatatttataataaattcaggCCCCTCTGGACTACCTGAGCTGCTGCTGCAAAGAAAAACAGTATAGTGCCAGTTCGCAAGCATGAAAACAGATTGATCAATGACTTTATTATCAGCATGTCATTATCAGTAATATAGATTGGCAATACACAAGTATAGTCCTTTCGGAAACACAGACAACATCATTTCTTAAGGCGACAGGTAGGAATGGCGATAAGAGGTTTAGCTCTCCCTACAAGTATCCCGAATTCCTCAGTCATGTCAAGTTCTGATAGCTGAATTCCATTAGGGAGATCCCAGTTGAAACAATGCAACAGTTGCGCCACCACTAGGCGAACCATAGTGAGACCTAATTGCATCCCAGGACACCCTCTTCTCCCAGAaccaaagggaagaagttcaaAATCCCTTCCTCGAAGATCAATATTGCTACTAATAAATCTTTCGGGGAGGAAATTTTCTGCATCAATCCATGCCTTAGGGTCTCGGCCTATTGCCCATACATTAATGAGTACTCTTGAATTTTTAGGTATAAAAAAACCGTCAACCGTGCAATCTTCTACACACATATGAGGGAGTAGCAGTGGTGCCACAGGGTGAAGCCTCATGGCTTCTTTTACAACCATGTTCAAGTATTCCAAACTCTCCAAATCTGATTCTTCCACCATCTTGTCAAGTCcgactactttttctaactctttCTGGACTTTGTTCATTACTCTCGGATGTCTTAGAATTTCAGAGAGTGTCCACTCAATAGTTGTTGAAGGAGTGTCAGCTGAAGCAGCAAACATGTCCTGAAAAGACCATATATTAAGGAGTAAAACATTATTGACTACTTACTATTATCTATTTCTACGAGTTTGAAGATTACTAATAGAAATCTTGAATTATGTTTTTCCTAATACTTATTGCAATTAGAAGTTGTAAAAAACCAAAATTGGTCTATAGTTTAAATCTTTGACAACATACTTGGTACCATGACATAATCTTCAACATGGGATACCTTCAAATTGAATGATCAAACTAAGTTCCTCTTACCATTAGAATAGCTTTGACATGACCGCGATCAAACTCAAAATCTGAATCTCCAGATGCCATGATACCCAACATGGTATCAACAAAGTCCTTGGTCTGACTATATTCCTTTGGCTGGTCATGCTCATCAACAATCTTTTCCAAAAATTGATCCCATACTTTGGCTATAGCCTTCATCTTCCTAGTCAATCCCTGAAGATCAAGTGCACCAATGTAAGGATAATAGTCACCGAGGTTAAAAGCCACTGCCATCTGCATCCCCTCATGAAGCACCTCTTTAAACCCTCTTTCATCTAACTCCTTGTCCTCAAACTTCTTTCCAAATACCATCTGACAACTGATATCTTTGTTCATGGATGTTATTCTGGTACTGATATCAACAGCAATATGTTCTTCAGCTGCGTGCTCAAGAATATGTACTAATTCCTTAAGCTCTTTTTCCCTCAGGGCTCGAAAAGAATTGATTTTGAGGTTACTGAGCAGTTCCAGGGTGCACAATTTGCGCATGTTGCGCCAGTAAGGGCCGTATGTTGAGAATGACAAATTTCTGTTCTCATAAGAAATGTGCTTTGCAGCTTCAAGAGGGGGCCTGCTAGCAAAATTAAGGTCATGGGTCTTGAGAAATAGCTTGGCTGCATCTGGCGATGAGACAATGATGTTGGGGACAAATCCAAGGCGCATAGACATAATAGGGCCATGTTTCTCAGACAACTTCTGCAAATCTTGATGAGGGTTTTTCCCTAACAGATGAAGGTGTCCAATAATGGGTAGCCCTTTTGGTCCTGGCGGTAAATTTCTTTGCGTCCTTTTCTTCAGCCATAGCCACTGAAGGCAAGTGAATACTACTACTACCACTACAAGTGTAATCCAGGTCCAAGCCATAAGTAACATGCTATGGTGTTTATAAAATGCAACCTTAAAAGGAGGATTACTTAGTTGGTATTTTGGTAACGAGAGAATAAATTTGTTAAAACAGATGTTtggaaatgatttttttattgataaatggTTATTTTTAGTCTGCTACTGGCTTGACATAGAAAACACAGTATAATACTGCAAGTCTGTGCTGATGAGAGAATAAGCTGCCAAGAGCAAGAGCTTccatataatataatagtaGTAATGgcttaaaatactaataattcACAAACTGATGTGTATCATGTATCGTAATTGCGTGGTATATGATATGGACTTTAATCTACTCTCCTTGAGATTTAAGAGTGACAGACATGTATCATATGCACTAGGACTTGAAACCTCATAATTTCTGCTGCAACTCTATTAATTAATCGACTAATCGTTATAATATATGTTGTATAGGATCTCAGTAATCGGCTGAATCATGGATAAGCTGGCAGGATATACCGTATTTTGTCTGCAACTGGTTAGTGCAACTCTGAGGAATGCAAAAGTATATCCGACAGATGGCAGGTTTGGCTCGGTTACTTGGCATTGGCTCAGTTACTTGTCATATTCTTAATTAGTGCTTTTAAATATTTGACATCAATATCTGAACCAGTAACTGAATCTACTCATCAATGGCATGACAGCTGATGATAGTTGGCAAGCTTCTAGGATAAATGTTTGTTACAGACTTAGTTACAAATAGCTGAACCAGTACTCTTTTCACATAACAATATTTTTTCATTCTTCATCTCTGTGCAAACAGTTTATCTTAATATGAGTTGAATATTATGTCTTCACCAATTCTGTCGGTTTTCcatgatattgttgttgttatatattatatcagtGTACTTATAATTCTGACATAAGAAAACAGGACACCTGGATTGTAGTCGCTTCTGACTAGCAGTTCTGTTCTGGTATAAAATACTAACTAGCTTtatagcccgtgcgaggcacgggcatgGTGTTTGTAAAAATTTGATTGTTTTTCTGAGAAATCAATTTGGTCTTGAGAAATGCGATGTCATTTTTTTGTTGTGAAGTGGGATATATCTTTGTTGTGTTGCTCTCATGTCCTCTACATCTCCTACTGAAGGGTGAGGTCTGGACGTTAAGCTGATTGACCGAGAACAGTCCATCGTTTTTGTGGTTGCAGTAGAGGCTTCCATGTTCGCTTTGTAATTATAGAAACGGAAGAGCTTAATTAGATGCCAGGTCCGATGGCTGCTGTGAGTTAGCATAGCCTCTTAGACGTGCAGATGAGACCGAAGGAATCCTGATGAGATGAATTAATATTATTCCTGACATGTATGTGTCATAGTGTTTGTTTGGGTGGAGTATGTGTTTAATATTGTTGCCCTTTTTTATATGTTGGTATAGTTGAAGGCAAGCTTTTATTGGGAATGACTGTTAATATGAAACTTGATATCCTAATGGATTCTTTATTAAACTATTAATATAGCcataaaagaaaattcatcatttttagttttttgacTTAGTTGTTACTAAGGCAGCAGCAATGAAGTCATCAACTTTCTTggcataattattatttttgtttcttaatttgATGCAtaatacttatttatatatatatatatatataaatgcagGTAACCTGATAGTTTTGCTTGAAATATTAGTATGGAGAAATCTAAAATGTATTTATACAGAAGAAAGTGCTACCATGTTAGGACTCTCTTAACCGGATTAGTCAGCCAGGCGTTGATATGCTCATTCTCTAGGATGATAGGTCATGTTGGTTTTGGAGATGCCAAACAGGAAGATATATCAGAAGATACAGTAAAATATGTAGCTGAGACACTAAAGATTTCGCCCTATATAAAGATCTCTGAAGATATAGTGAGTGTTCATTTCATTGTTGTCATGCGTGTTTAGCCAGTTTTAAATTCTCGGGCTTGCATGTTTTTTGCTTAAATCTGTGTTTAATAAAATGCAGTAAATTTTAGGTCTCTAATATTGCATTGTAGGTCAGAGAGTTGTCAGGACAACAGAATTACGAAAACCAGAAGAGATTATTGAACATTTCCACTAGAGCACAATGGAGAGCTTGAAGATGTGGAGTCTTTCTTTGCTTAGTTTGCCAAGGTAGTCCGTGCTCTTTCCTAATTTACTCTCTCCAGACAAAAGTTGGTTGCCAATGTGATTGACTAATCTTTAATGTTCAtgtgtatattatttatttcattaGTTTTCTCATTGTAGGATCCTTTGTTCGATCCAAAATTATAGTCTGTTCTCTTTATGAATGAAATTTACTACTTCTGTAAAAATCTAGGAATGTATCCTAAGGCTGTTTGAACTCATGAACTGTAACATTTTTGTTTGTGGCCTAAAGGTTTTCAAAAACAGGTCTCTTAGCTCATGGTTATTTTGCAGACTCAATTTATATACAGATGAGCACTAATACTATGTTCAGTAAGCAAGTTGCCTAAAACGTTACGTTGTTAAAGGAAGGCCCGAACAAAAGGACCTATATATTATTGAACAAGAACCACTGAATCTGACTAATCTAAATTCTACCTCTTCGTAGAAATCTTATAACCCCCACTGTTTTGAGCTGCTATGGGGTTGGAAGACCTGCAGTTAAATGTGCATCTCTACAGTGAATctaattttcagaattttaacCTGTTTATAGGAATATTAAAACTTTTACTGTTTCTAGCTTTCAAGGGGCAAAAGACTTGCAGACTAATGTGCATCCCTAAGAATTTAGTGTTTAGAAGGAGAATGATGATCTTCGTGTAACAGGTAATGGTGAACCACAAATCACAAATAAGAAATAGTCTTTAATCATATTTGCCCTCAAATGTAGTTAATTTCAAAGGGGCCTTTCACACATGACAACCATAGTCTCCAACGATTAAGCAAATAGTTTGTTCTAAGTGAGAAAAGAAACGAAGTAGCGTACTTGTGGCATCACTAAACGACAGAAAACCAAAGGCATATATAAGCGATTAATTTCATAACCAGGAGGAGTCTTTTCCTAATTGTTCAGCAATGGCCATCTTTCATTTGGGTAAGGAAAGCCTCGCTTTCTTGCTCGGACCCACCTCATCGTGGTGTTCACCTCCTTTCACGTGTgatgatgagccaggcatttcTATTAGCCGTCCGACTGTGTATCCAGCACGTCCATCTCGATTGTAAGACGACACCCTGACCTCAAAAGCACATCGCCTGCCTATGATGTTGTTCATGACCGGTGGGATGTCCTGAGTGAGGTTGTCCTGCAGAATATTATCATTGTGGTAAGGTTTTAATTTGTTAGTAGTGTAAGTGCAATGCTTTCCTTGCATAAATGTGGTTCTTTGAAGGTGGTGGGAGAGTACCTGTCCCAGATTGCTTATAATGCTCCTGACCGGGACGCCTATAAGCTGTTCTGCATCATTGTTTAGCAGTGCAAAGGTTGTTCTTCAGAGTCATCTTGTACGCCAATAATGATCTTGTAGCTGCGAGGTAAATAAGAAGCCACGGTGTTCATTGGTGTAGCgataaacataaaatattaatgatttgaGTAAAGTTAAACCGTTGTGTGTAGCCGTCTGTCTCCTTCTTGCAAGCGTCGCAGTAAAATTTGTTGTCCTCTATTCTTATACCCTTTGGGCATTTGGGACAGCTATTGTAGTACCATCCATCATATTTTGAGACATTGATAATGTTTGCCTCACATATGAAGCGCATAATCTGCATGGGATGCAATGTCATGTtatcatataacatgtttatgAAGTCCAACGCACAAAAATTTATCACTTACCTCTCCCGCATTGGGAAGCTCAACCCCCAGGATGCCCTGTATTTTTACCACCTTTAACTCTTTAAGGCATTTTCTGCCGTTGAAacgaatattttttttcttggtGGAGGGATGGTTGTGCCTCTCTCCCTTGCGTTGCCTATCATACTCTGACTGAGTTCTTTGAGCGGGGCATAATCTATGTTGAAGTAAGTCCTTGTTGTATCCCCACTGGAGAGTACTATATTCTTCCCTGTATGTTTTTTGTTTCAGTTTTTGTTAGTTTATGGCGTTGTTTTGTTGTGGTTGCATCTAAAGGAATTAAAGGACATGAATTGCTGTAAAATGATTGTATATTCAGATAACAGGATTATGCAGTAGGAGGAAATGAATTATCTTTTATAGTGGACATAGCTAAAAGAATATGCATGCATAGGTGTCAACACCGAACTATAATGGTTTTAGAATTCACTGGGTTGTTTTTGCGCTTGGCAAGTGTCCAAGACATTTCTACAATATGGTTGTTTGCAGTTTGCTCTGCTTAAATACCACTGGTGAGAGAAGCGCACATATGCTGATGAAGCATCCTGTTTTTTCGAAGAAAAGTAGTGCTAATATATAAGTTTATTTTAGTAGTTTAGTGTAGCCTGTCCAGCCTGGGCGATTGTCGTAAAGATTTTGAAGTTCAAGTACCTTATTGCTCGACCAGAAATAGTTGACAGCTGGATTCTGTTAGAGTTAGTCAGTTAGTCCATATGCCTATATAACAACTAGACATTCATTTCTTGTAGCTTAAGATTTACAATTTAGTTTGTACTCGTTGTTTTCTCAAGTATGTAGAGATGTAATCACCATTGTTAACACCTTCAAGTTTACTGTATAAACTCTCCATAGATTAGTAGTTTTACATTGATTCTTCATATATTCCGCATCCATATCTGCAATTTATCAGAAATAACTATAGCTGGATTTTTAAAATCACATAAATTACGCCCTTGCGATAGTTATAAGATTTTCTATCCTTTGACCTAACTTTGCTGTAGGTAG
Protein-coding regions in this window:
- the LOC108198071 gene encoding cytochrome P450 71AU50; protein product: MAWTWIILVIVLTCILWPWLKKKAQRKLPPGPKGLPIIGHLHLLGKNPHQDLQKLAEKHGPIMSMHVGFVHKIIVSSPDAAEKFLKTHDLNFAGRPSLEVAKHIGYEQRNLSFSTYGPYWRNMRKLCTLELLSNVKINSFQAMRKKVLGELVNVLEHAAQEHVAVDISTRITSMTSDFSSQMVFGKKFEDKEFGERGFKGVIQEGTKLAVTFNLGDYFPYIGGLDLQGLTRKMKAIANIWDQFLEKILDEHEQPKEHGQAKDFVHTMLGIMKSGYSEFEFDRCHVKAILMDMFAASADTASTTIEWTLSELIRHPRAMKKVQKELEQVVGMDKMVEESDLESLEYLNMVIKEAMRLHPVAPLLLPHHSLEDCTVDGFLIPKNSRVIINVWAIGRDPKVWTDAEKFLPERFGGSNIDLRGRDFELIPFGSGRRGCPGMQLGLTIVRLVVAQLLHCFNWDLPNGMQLSELDMTEEFGILVGRATHLIAIPTCRLQK
- the LOC108199417 gene encoding cytochrome P450 71AU50, producing MLLMAWTWITLVVVVVVFTCLQWLWLKKRTQRNLPPGPKGLPIIGHLHLLGKNPHQDLQKLSEKHGPIMSMRLGFVPNIIVSSPDAAKLFLKTHDLNFASRPPLEAAKHISYENRNLSFSTYGPYWRNMRKLCTLELLSNLKINSFRALREKELKELVHILEHAAEEHIAVDISTRITSMNKDISCQMVFGKKFEDKELDERGFKEVLHEGMQMAVAFNLGDYYPYIGALDLQGLTRKMKAIAKVWDQFLEKIVDEHDQPKEYSQTKDFVDTMLGIMASGDSDFEFDRGHVKAILMDMFAASADTPSTTIEWTLSEILRHPRVMNKVQKELEKVVGLDKMVEESDLESLEYLNMVVKEAMRLHPVAPLLLPHMCVEDCTVDGFFIPKNSRVLINVWAIGRDPKAWIDAENFLPERFISSNIDLRGRDFELLPFGSGRRGCPGMQLGLTMVRLVVAQLLHCFNWDLPNGIQLSELDMTEEFGILVGRAKPLIAIPTCRLKK